A genomic stretch from Setaria italica strain Yugu1 chromosome VII, Setaria_italica_v2.0, whole genome shotgun sequence includes:
- the LOC101753332 gene encoding poly(U)-specific endoribonuclease-B, with protein MEGLIKGLAHVAIDAVRDRGRGGGGDEDDEAPRRGAPQRADPDADGEEGRDERSRSTWAEVVSEQKDGGPDDGRRDHRNSGRDQRHHERRDEEGWERVGGRNQQHPAGRQNQYDGDDRRDGGCQRPQKQQQAPGYRRQEQEGEGTNDGGWQTVGEKKHHGRPQQSEAWNGYRRPPSEQKYSEDVGQVHQGLNVEPTREELNSLSKACSRLWELDMNRLVPGKDYRIDCGEGKKVYQKGDMASESLFSWLGDDVLRKPTYSRFCALLDNYNPHQGYKEVVTQQDKHEEVAFIEEIARTAPIKYLHRYLVQKGAVSQDYEDFKRMLASLWFDLYGRGGTSCCSSAFEHVFVGEIKGRGQGESEVAGFHNWIQFYLEEAKGNVDYQGYIFPRRRGESPDSETQLLTVQFEWHGVLKSVSSTLIGVSPEFEVALYTLCFFAGGEDNRVDIGPYTVNIKCYRLGNKIGSAFPIAEN; from the exons ATGGAGGGTCTCATCAAGGGGTTGGCCCACGTGGCGATCGACGCCGTGCGGGAtcggggccgcggcggcggcggcgacgaagacgacgaggcGCCGAGGAGGGGGGCGCCCCAACGCGCCGACCCGGACGCCGACGGGGAGGAGGGCCGCGACGAGCGGTCGCGGTCCACGTGGGCCGAG GTCGTCTCCGAGCAGAAGGACGGCGGGCCGGACGACGGGCGCCGCGACCATCGGAATTCGGGGCGG GACCAGAGGCATCATGAGAGGAGGGATGAGGAGGGTTGGGAGCGGGTCGGCGGCCGGAACCAGCAGCACCCCGCAGGCCGGCAGAACCAG TACGACGGTGACGACAGGAGGGATGGGGGCTGCCAGCGGCCGCAGAAACAGCAGCAGGCACCAGGATACAGGAGGCAGGAACAG GAAGGAGAGGGCACAAATGATGGAGGTTGGCAGACTGTCGGCGAGAAAAAGCACCATGGAAGACCACAGCAG TCTGAAGCATGGAATGGATACAGAAGGCCGCCATCAGAACAAAAATACTCTGAGGATGTTGGTCAGGTTCACCAAGGACTCAATGTGGAGCCTACCAGAGAAGAGCTGAATAGCTTATCCAAAGCATGTAGCAGACTGTGGGAGCTCGATATGAATCGCCTTGTTCCTGGTAAGGACTACAGAATTGACTGTGGTGAGGGGAAGAAAGTTTATCAGAAGGGTGATATGGCATCTGAAAGCTTGTTCAGCTGGCTAGGTGATGACGTGTTAAGAAAGCCCACCTACTCTCGTTTCTGCGCACTTCTTGATAACTATAACCCACACCAGGGGTACAAAGAAGTTGTTACCCAGCAGGATAAGCATGAAGAAGTAGCATTCATTGAAGAGATTGCCAGAACAGCACCAATTAAGTACTTACACCGGTACTTAGTGCAAAAGGGGGCTGTATCTCAGGACTACGAGGATTTCAAGAGAATGCTGGCATCCCTATGGTTTGATTTGTATGGAAGAGGTGGCACCTCTTGCTGCTCTTCTGCCTTTGAGCATGTGTTTGTTGGTGAGATCAAAGGACGGGGACAAGGAGAGAGTGAGGTCGCAGGCTTCCACAACTGGATTCAG TTTTACCTAGAAGAAGCCAAGGGAAATGTGGACTACCAAGGTTATATATTCCCAAGACGTCGTGGTGAATCG CCTGATTCAGAAACACAGCTGCTGACTGTTCAGTTTGAGTGGCACGGTGTGCTGAAATCAGTATCCAGCACATTGATTGGTGTCAGTCCAGAGTTTGAGGTTGCACTCTACACATTGTGCTTCTTTGCTGGAGGGGAAGATAACCGTGTTGATATCGGCCCGTACACTGTGAACATCAAGTGCTATCGGTTGGGGAACAAGATTGGGTCTGCCTTTCCCATTGCAGAGAATTAA
- the LOC101785853 gene encoding probable metal-nicotianamine transporter YSL9 isoform X1, with protein sequence MKQERRRRQQPRPPPPHVELAAMAHARDGGGNEEAVCLDGDAETGARAAGRVPPWREQLTARGMVASLAVGAMYSVIVMKLGLTTGLVPTLNVSAALIAFVVLRGWTQALARLGVATRPFTRQENTVVQTCAVACYSIAVGGGFGSFLLGLNKKTYEMAGKETEGNVPGSYKEPGIGWMTGFLFAVSFIGIVALIPLRKIMIIDYKLTYPSGTATAVLINGFHTTHGDATAKQQVNGFTKYFAISFFWSFFQWFYSGGGNCGFSQFPTFGLRAWKQTFFFDFSLTYVGAGMICSHLVNLSLLLGAILSWGIMWPLISDLKGDWYPADVPESSMRSLQGYKAFICIALILGDGLYNFVKIVSFTVTSLIDRSRLKTAKKEEDIPVLDEIHRNEVFTRDSIPTWLAYSGYLALSIVAVFAIPLMFPEMKWYYVIIAYLLAPALGFCNAYGAGLTDINMAYNYGKVALFILAAWAGKDSGVVAGLVGCGLVKSLVSISADLMHDFKTGHLTLTSPRSMIIAQAIGTAMGCVIGPLTFFLFYKAFDIGNPYGYWKAPYALVYRNMAILGVQGFSALPQHCLQLCYGFFGFAVASNLMRDLLPPKYGKWVPLPMAMGVPFLVGASFAIDMCVGSLIVFTWHMIDRSKASLMVPAVASGLICGDGLWILPESLLALAKISPPLCMAFRPTH encoded by the exons ATGAAGCAGGAGCGGCGAAGGAGGCAGCAaccaaggccgccgccgccgcacgtcgAGCTGGCGGCGATGGCGCACGCGCGGGACGGCGGGGGCAACGAGGAGGCCGTCTGCCTGGACGGCGACGCCGAGACcggggcccgcgccgccgggcgcgTCCCGCCGTGGCGGGAGCAGCTCACGGCGCGCGGGATGGTGGCGAGCCTCGCCGTCGGCGCCATGTACAGCGTGATCGTCATGAAGCTGGGCCTCACCACGGGGCTCGTCCCCACGCTCAATGTCTCCGCCGCGCTCATCGCCTTCGTCGTCCTCCGCGGCTGGACGCAGGCGCTCGCCCGCCTCGGCGTTGCCACGCGCCCGTTCACGCGCCAGGAGAACACCGTCGTCCAGACCTGCGCCGTCGCCTGCTACAGCATCGCCGTCGGAG GTGGCTTTGGTTCCTTCTTGCTTGGTCTGAACAAGAAGACCTACGAGATGGCCGGGAAGGAGACGGAAGGCAACGTGCCGGGGAGCTACAAGGAGCCCGGCATTGGCTGGATGACCGGCTTCCTCTTCGCTGTCAGCTTCATCGGGATTGTTGCGCTGATCCCTCTCAGGAAG ATCATGATAATTGACTACAAATTAACTTACCCAAGTGGTACTGCAACGGCTGTGCTTATAAATGGATTCCACACAACTCATGGAGATGCAACAGCGAA GCAGCAAGTGAATGGGTTCACAAAATACTTTGCAATCAGCTTCTTCTGGAGCTTCTTCCAGTGGTTTTACTCAGGTGGAGGCAATTGTGGATTTTCACAGTTTCCCACTTTTGGACTAAGAGCTTGGAAACAAAC ATTTTTCTTCGATTTCAGCCTTACATATGTTGGGGCAGGGATGATTTGCTCCCACCTTGTTAATCTGTCTCTCCTTCTTGGTGCGATTCTGTCATGGGGAATAATGTGGCCACTGATCAGTGATTTGAAAGGGGATTGGTATCCTGCAGATGTGCCAGAAAGCAGCATGAGAAGCCTGCAAGGTTACAAG GCCTTCATCTGCATAGCACTTATCTTAGGAGACGGTCTATACAATTTTGTTAAGATTGTATCATTCACTGTTACGAGTCTGATTGACAGATCAAGACTGAAGACTGCAAAGAAAG AGGAAGACATTCCAGTGCTTGATGAAATTCATCGCAATGAGGTTTTTACAAGAGACAGTATCCCCACTTGGCTAGCCTACTCTGGATATCTTGCATTATCAATCGTTGCTGTGTTTGCCATTCCCTTGATGTTCCCTGAGATGAAATGGTACTATGTTATCATAGCATACTTATTAGCTCCTGCATTGGGTTTCTGCAATGCCTATGGTGCTGGCCTTACTGATATCAACATGGCCTACAATTATGGAAAGGTTGCCCTCTTCATTCTTGCAGCTTGGGCTGGGAAGGACTCTGGTGTTGTTGCCGGTCTAGTGGGCTGTGGTTTGGTGAAATCATTAGTGTCAATATCCGCTGATCTGATGCATGACTTTAAGACTGGACATCTTACATTAACATCACCTAGATCAATGATTATTGCTCAGGCTATTGGCACTGCCATGGGCTGTGTCATTGGACCGCTGACATTCTTTCTGTTCTACAAGGCCTTTGATATCGGCAACCCTTATGGGTACTGGAAGGCACCATATGCTCTAGTCTACCGCAATATGGCAATTCTTGGTGTTCAGGGCTTCTCAGCTTTGCCCCAACATTGTTTGCAGCTGTGCTATGGATTCTTTGGATTTGCAGTGGCATCCAATCTGATGAGGGATCTCTTGCCACCAAAGTATGGCAAATGGGTTCCTCTACCCATGGCAATGGGGGTTCCCTTCCTAGTTGGTGCGAGCTTTGCCATCGACATGTGTGTTGGGAGCTTGATAGTATTCACCTGGCACATGATCGATAGAAGTAAAGCATCATTAATGGTGCCAGCAGTTGCATCTGGTTTGATATGTGGTGATGGGCTTTGGATTTTACCTGAATCCTTGCTTGCCTTGGCCAAGATCAGTCCACCATTGTGCATGGCATTCAGGCCTACACACTAG
- the LOC101785853 gene encoding probable metal-nicotianamine transporter YSL9 isoform X2, with amino-acid sequence MAHARDGGGNEEAVCLDGDAETGARAAGRVPPWREQLTARGMVASLAVGAMYSVIVMKLGLTTGLVPTLNVSAALIAFVVLRGWTQALARLGVATRPFTRQENTVVQTCAVACYSIAVGGGFGSFLLGLNKKTYEMAGKETEGNVPGSYKEPGIGWMTGFLFAVSFIGIVALIPLRKIMIIDYKLTYPSGTATAVLINGFHTTHGDATAKQQVNGFTKYFAISFFWSFFQWFYSGGGNCGFSQFPTFGLRAWKQTFFFDFSLTYVGAGMICSHLVNLSLLLGAILSWGIMWPLISDLKGDWYPADVPESSMRSLQGYKAFICIALILGDGLYNFVKIVSFTVTSLIDRSRLKTAKKEEDIPVLDEIHRNEVFTRDSIPTWLAYSGYLALSIVAVFAIPLMFPEMKWYYVIIAYLLAPALGFCNAYGAGLTDINMAYNYGKVALFILAAWAGKDSGVVAGLVGCGLVKSLVSISADLMHDFKTGHLTLTSPRSMIIAQAIGTAMGCVIGPLTFFLFYKAFDIGNPYGYWKAPYALVYRNMAILGVQGFSALPQHCLQLCYGFFGFAVASNLMRDLLPPKYGKWVPLPMAMGVPFLVGASFAIDMCVGSLIVFTWHMIDRSKASLMVPAVASGLICGDGLWILPESLLALAKISPPLCMAFRPTH; translated from the exons ATGGCGCACGCGCGGGACGGCGGGGGCAACGAGGAGGCCGTCTGCCTGGACGGCGACGCCGAGACcggggcccgcgccgccgggcgcgTCCCGCCGTGGCGGGAGCAGCTCACGGCGCGCGGGATGGTGGCGAGCCTCGCCGTCGGCGCCATGTACAGCGTGATCGTCATGAAGCTGGGCCTCACCACGGGGCTCGTCCCCACGCTCAATGTCTCCGCCGCGCTCATCGCCTTCGTCGTCCTCCGCGGCTGGACGCAGGCGCTCGCCCGCCTCGGCGTTGCCACGCGCCCGTTCACGCGCCAGGAGAACACCGTCGTCCAGACCTGCGCCGTCGCCTGCTACAGCATCGCCGTCGGAG GTGGCTTTGGTTCCTTCTTGCTTGGTCTGAACAAGAAGACCTACGAGATGGCCGGGAAGGAGACGGAAGGCAACGTGCCGGGGAGCTACAAGGAGCCCGGCATTGGCTGGATGACCGGCTTCCTCTTCGCTGTCAGCTTCATCGGGATTGTTGCGCTGATCCCTCTCAGGAAG ATCATGATAATTGACTACAAATTAACTTACCCAAGTGGTACTGCAACGGCTGTGCTTATAAATGGATTCCACACAACTCATGGAGATGCAACAGCGAA GCAGCAAGTGAATGGGTTCACAAAATACTTTGCAATCAGCTTCTTCTGGAGCTTCTTCCAGTGGTTTTACTCAGGTGGAGGCAATTGTGGATTTTCACAGTTTCCCACTTTTGGACTAAGAGCTTGGAAACAAAC ATTTTTCTTCGATTTCAGCCTTACATATGTTGGGGCAGGGATGATTTGCTCCCACCTTGTTAATCTGTCTCTCCTTCTTGGTGCGATTCTGTCATGGGGAATAATGTGGCCACTGATCAGTGATTTGAAAGGGGATTGGTATCCTGCAGATGTGCCAGAAAGCAGCATGAGAAGCCTGCAAGGTTACAAG GCCTTCATCTGCATAGCACTTATCTTAGGAGACGGTCTATACAATTTTGTTAAGATTGTATCATTCACTGTTACGAGTCTGATTGACAGATCAAGACTGAAGACTGCAAAGAAAG AGGAAGACATTCCAGTGCTTGATGAAATTCATCGCAATGAGGTTTTTACAAGAGACAGTATCCCCACTTGGCTAGCCTACTCTGGATATCTTGCATTATCAATCGTTGCTGTGTTTGCCATTCCCTTGATGTTCCCTGAGATGAAATGGTACTATGTTATCATAGCATACTTATTAGCTCCTGCATTGGGTTTCTGCAATGCCTATGGTGCTGGCCTTACTGATATCAACATGGCCTACAATTATGGAAAGGTTGCCCTCTTCATTCTTGCAGCTTGGGCTGGGAAGGACTCTGGTGTTGTTGCCGGTCTAGTGGGCTGTGGTTTGGTGAAATCATTAGTGTCAATATCCGCTGATCTGATGCATGACTTTAAGACTGGACATCTTACATTAACATCACCTAGATCAATGATTATTGCTCAGGCTATTGGCACTGCCATGGGCTGTGTCATTGGACCGCTGACATTCTTTCTGTTCTACAAGGCCTTTGATATCGGCAACCCTTATGGGTACTGGAAGGCACCATATGCTCTAGTCTACCGCAATATGGCAATTCTTGGTGTTCAGGGCTTCTCAGCTTTGCCCCAACATTGTTTGCAGCTGTGCTATGGATTCTTTGGATTTGCAGTGGCATCCAATCTGATGAGGGATCTCTTGCCACCAAAGTATGGCAAATGGGTTCCTCTACCCATGGCAATGGGGGTTCCCTTCCTAGTTGGTGCGAGCTTTGCCATCGACATGTGTGTTGGGAGCTTGATAGTATTCACCTGGCACATGATCGATAGAAGTAAAGCATCATTAATGGTGCCAGCAGTTGCATCTGGTTTGATATGTGGTGATGGGCTTTGGATTTTACCTGAATCCTTGCTTGCCTTGGCCAAGATCAGTCCACCATTGTGCATGGCATTCAGGCCTACACACTAG
- the LOC101752924 gene encoding probable serine/threonine-protein kinase PBL19: MGCLHLFHGRSSSKKRRPQVAAPAPAAAFPSTVSTEARSVASVPAASASFASSASVVSEASGARPAASGSSGSGSGSASSARSIPELYEARGALLREFGLRELRAATRDFNPLLMIGEGGFGCVYRGVLRLPGGGPDGTPVAVKRLNPNGRQGHKEWLAEVHFLGVVEHRNLVKLIGFCASETDRGPQRLLVYEFMPNKTLDDHLFNRAYPALPWEVRLQIALGAAEGLLYLHEGLELQIIYRDFKASNVLLDEEFRPKLSDFGLAREGPSEGQTHVSTAVMGTFGYAAPDYVQTGHLTTKSDVWSFGVVLYEILTARRAIERNRPRNEQKLLDWVRRHPAGSGRFGEIMDARFEGRYPARGARKVAALADGCLAKHARDRPTMREVVERLRQAMRHTEMDGAVECQGSSPPHQEEAPGTPGAEDAHARAVAAAAEARATRRMLHLAALGGTADAHARRRLMLMRTAAAAAAPT; encoded by the exons ATGGGCTGCCTCCACCTCTTCCACGGCAGGTCCAGTAGCAAGAAGAGGCGGCCGCAGGTGGCGGCCCCGGCACCGGCCGCCGCATTCCCCTCTACCGTCTCCACCGAAGCGCGCTCGGTCGCGTCCGTGCCAGCCGCCAGCGCCTCGTTCGCGTCGTCAGCCAGCGTCGTCTCCGAGGCATCGGgcgcgaggccggcggcgagcgggtcctcgggctcggggtCGGGGTCGGCCTCGTCGGCGCGGAGCATCCCGGAGCTGTACGAGGCGAGGGGCGCCCTACTGCGCGAGTTCGGCCTCCGggagctccgcgccgccacGCGTGACTTCAACCCGCTGCTCATGATCGGCGAGGGCGGCTTCGGGTGCGTCTACAGGGGCGTCCTCcggctccccggcggcggccccgaTGGCACGCCGGTCGCCGTCAAGAGGCTCAACCCCAACGGCCGTCAG GGCCACAAGGAGTGGCTCGCCGAGGTCCATTTCCTGGGCGTCGTCGAGCACAGGAACCTCGTCAAGCTCATCGGCTTCTGCGCCTCGGAGACGGACCGGGGCCCGCAGCGGCTACTGGTGTACGAGTTCATGCCGAACAAGACGCTGGACGACCACCTGTTCAACCGGGCGTACCCTGCCCTTCCGTGGGAGGTCAGGCTGCAGATCGCACTGGGCGCCGCCGAGGGGTTGCTGTATCTCCACGAGGGCCTAGAACTTCAG ATCATATACCGTGATTTCAAAGCATCGAACGTGCTGCTGGACGAGGAGTTCAGACCCAAGCTCTCGGACTTTGGGTTAGCGAGGGAGGGGCCATCAGAAGGCCAGACTCACGTGTCCACAGCG GTCATGGGCACCTTCGGCTACGCCGCGCCGGACTACGTCCAGACGGGGCACCTGACCACCAAGAGCGACGTGTGGAGCTTCGGCGTGGTGCTGTACGAGATCCTCACCGCGCGGCGCGCCATCGAGCGGAACCGGCCCAGGAACGAGCAGAAGCTCCTGGACTGGGTGCGGCGGCACCCCGCCGGGAGCGGGCGGTTCGGCGAGATCATGGACGCGAGGTTCGAGGGGAGGTACCCCGCGCGGGGCGCCAGGAAGGtggccgcgctcgccgacgGCTGCCTCGCGAAGCACGCCAGGGACCGACCCACGATGAGGGAGGTGGTCGAGCGGCTGAGGCAGGCGATGCGGCACACGGAGATGGACGGCGCCGTGGAGTGCCAGGGCTCCTCGCCGCCTCATCAGGAGGAGGCGCCCGGGACGCCGGGGGCGGAGGATGCGCATGcgcgcgccgtggcggcggcggcggaggcgagggcgacgaggcggaTGCTTCATCTGGCCGCTCTAGGGGGCACTGCCGATGCTCATGCGAGGAGAAGGCTCATGCTCATGAGgactgccgctgccgccgctgctccgacGTGA
- the LOC101786788 gene encoding probable metal-nicotianamine transporter YSL16, translated as MEQHRAAPPGAQEIEKTPSGRAAPLDMESEPAAARAAERVPPWREQITARGMVAALLLGFVFTVITMKLSLTTGLNTTMNVSAALLAFLTLRGWTRALERLGIASRPFTRQENTVVQTTIVACYTIGYGGGFGSFLLGMNKKTYELSGETTPGNVPGSYKEPAIGWMTGFLLAVSFVGLLTLLPLRKVLVIDYKLTYPSGTATAVLINGFHTPQGDKNAKKQMRGFLKYFGMSFLWSFFQWFYTAGEACGFVQFPTFGLKAWKQTFFFDFSLTYVGAGMICSHLVNVSLLLGAILSWGVMWPLISKQKGNWYSAKASESSMTSIYGYKAFLCIALLVGDGLYNFVKVILISVKNVRERSRRKSLNRVADADTMALDDLQRDEVFNRDNIPAWLAYAGYALLSIIAVIIIPIMFRQVRWYYVIVAYLMAPALGFCNAYGTGLTDMNMGYNYGKIALFILSAWAGKDNGVIAGLVGCGLVKQLVLISADLMHDFKTGHLTLTSPRSMLVGQAVGTLMGCVLAPLTFMLFYKAFDVGNPDGYWKAPYALIYRNMAILGVEGFSALPKHCLQLCAAFFAFAVAANLARDLLPRRLARFVPLPMAMAVPFLVGASFAIDMCVGSLVVFVWHKLDSKKAALMVPAVASGLICGDGIWTFPSSLLALAKVKPPICMKFTPGS; from the exons atggAGCAGcaccgcgcggcgccgccgggcgcgcaGGAGATCGAGAAGACGCCCTCcgggcgcgccgcgccgctggaCATGGAGTCggagcccgcggcggcgcgcgcggcggagcgCGTCCCGCCGTGGCGCGAGCAGATCACCGCGCGCGGGATGGTGGCCGCGCTGCTTCTCGGCTTCGTCTTCACCGTGATCACCATGAAGCTCAGCCTCACCACGGGGCTCAACACCACCATGAACGTCtccgccgcgctgctcgcctTCCTGACGCTCCGGGGCTGGACGCGCGCCCTCGAGCGCCTCGGCATTGCCTCCCGCCCCTTCACCCGCCAGGAGAACACCGTCGTCCAGACCACCATCGTCGCCTGCTACACCATCGGATACGGCG GTGGGTTCGGGTCTTTCTTGCTGGGCATGAACAAGAAGACGTACGAGCTCTCCGGGGAGACCACGCCGGGCAACGTGCCTGGGAGCTACAAGGAGCCCGCCATCGGCTGGATGACGGGATTCCTCCTCGCCGTCAGCTTCGTGGGGCTCCTCACCTTGCTTCCACTCAGAAAG GTGCTCGTGATCGACTATAAACTAACTTATCCAAGTGGGACTGCTACTGCGGTTCTCATCAACGGGTTCCACACACCTCAGGGAGACAAGAATGCAAA AAAGCAAATGCGTGGATTCCTCAAGTACTTCGGGATGAGCTTCCTTTGGAGCTTCTTCCAATGGTTCTAcaccgccggcgaggcctgCGGATTCGTTCAGTTCCCTACTTTTGGGCTCAAAGCTTGGAAGCAAAC GTTTTTCTTCGACTTCAGTCTGACGTATGTTGGCGCCGGGATGATCTGCTCGCACCTTGTCAACGTCTCGCTGCTCTTGGGCGCAATCCTTTCCTGGGGCGTGATGTGGCCACTCATCAGCAAGCAGAAGGGCAACTGGTACTCTGCCAAGGCGTCCGAGAGTAGCATGACAAGCATCTACGGCTACAAG GCCTTCCTCTGCATTGCTCTGCTGGTCGGAGACGGCCTCTACAACTTCGTCAAAGTAATTCTAATCTCTGTCAAGAACGTACGCGAGAGATCACGTCGCAAGAGCCTGAACAGAG TGGCGGACGCGGACACCATGGCGCTGGACGACCTGCAGCGCGACGAGGTGTTCAACAGGGACAACATCCCGGCCTGGTTGGCCTACGCGGGTTACGCCCTGCTCAGCATCATCGCGGTGATCATCATCCCGATCATGTTCCGGCAGGTGAGGTGGTACTACGTGATCGTGGCGTACCTGATGGCGCCGGCGCTGGGGTTCTGCAACGCCTACGGCACGGGCCTGACGGACATGAACATGGGGTACAACTACGGCAAGATCGCGCTCTTCATCCTGTCGGCGTGGGCGGGGAAGGACAACGGCGTGATCGCCGGCCTCGTCGGCTGCGGCCTGGTGAAGCAGCTCGTGCTCATCTCCGCCGACCTCATGCACGACTTCAAGACGGGCCACCTGACGCTGACCTCGCCGCGGTCGATGCTGGTCGGGCAGGCCGTCGGCACGCTGATGGGGTGCGTCCTGGCGCCACTCACCTTCATGCTCTTCTACAAGGCGTTCGACGTGGGGAACCCCGACGGGTACTGGAAGGCCCCCTACGCGCTCATCTACCGGAACATGGCCATCCTCGGCGTGGAGGGGTTCTCGGCGCTGCCAAAGCACTGCCTGCAGCTGTGCGCGGCGTTCTTCGCGTTCGCGGTGGCGGCGAACCTGGCGCGGGACCTCCTGCCGCGCCGGCTCGCGCGGTTCGTGCCGCTGCCGATGGCCATGGCCGTGCCCTTCCTCGTGGGCGCCAGCTTCGCTATCGACATGTGCGTGGGGAGCCTCGTGGTGTTCGTGTGGCACAAGCTCGACAGCAAGAAGGCCGCGCTGATGGTGCCCGCCGTCGCGTCCGGGCTCATCTGCGGCGACGGGATCTGGACGTTCCCGTCGTCGCTGCTCGCGCTGGCCAAGGTCAAGCCGCCCATCTGCATGAAGTTCACGCCGGGAAGCTAG
- the LOC101785447 gene encoding uncharacterized protein LOC101785447, producing the protein MSAPRRRLATTTPSLRFLGLLKQPDDACVDVQELELDERDVVWSSSATSSSSTSAASSPSPTTSPSASLRRPISASSRYFPSGSVGLSALLAEDHRHAPTAPVAAAARPETRQRAPQPYHQSAPVAVPAWPKAMAGPEVAAGYDEDDDGEPVVPPHEVAARRAAAAASVMEGAGRTLKGRDLRRVRNAVWRTTGFLDL; encoded by the coding sequence ATgtccgcgccccgccgccgcctggccacCACCACCCCGTCGCTCCGCTTCCTCGGCCTGCTCAAGCAGCCCGACGACGCCTGCGTCGACGTCCAGGAGCTCGAGCTAGACGAGCGCGACGTCGTCTGGTCCTCCAGCGCGACCTCCTCGTCTTCGAcctccgcggcctcctcgccgtccCCGACCACGTCCCCGTCCGCGAGCCTCCGGAGGCCCATATCGGCGTCGTCCCGCTACTTCCCGTCCGGCAGCGTCGGCCTGTCCGCGCTCCTCGCCGAGGACCACCGCCACGCGCCCACCGCgcccgtcgcggccgccgcgcgcccggAGACGAGGCAGCGCGCTCCGCAGCCGTACCACCAGTCGGCCCCCGTCGCCGTGCCGGCCTGGCCCAAGGCCATGGCGGGGCCGGAAGTTGCCGCGGGctacgacgaggacgacgacggcgagcccGTGGTGCCGCCGCACGAGGtggccgcgcggcgcgccgcggcggcggcgtcggtgaTGGAGGGCGCAGGGCGCACGCTCAAGGGGCGCGACCTCCGTCGCGTGCGCAACGCCGTGTGGCGCACCACCGGCTTCCTCGACCTGTGA
- the LOC101785042 gene encoding uncharacterized membrane protein At1g16860: MLPGGGGGAGDDRKRRGATTDEEDATSASAASLNDLCAGAGAGAAPPPFPRAAAWAVAALLAVGLGVGALVLAVVRSAALLVVAVLLSAAVAAFLAWNAAAAASGRALRRFVDGLPASSLRVAADGQLVKITGFVSCGDISLISSYEKVENCVYTSTLLRKCATWGSIVLNPWNRCSKWKLTHAERFAADFYITDAKSGKRALVKAGHHSKVVPLIDENLLVTTSRDTELSSTLKYWLDERKLSSEEAQLIRLEEGYIREGMRLSVIGMLSKKNGDAMILPPPEPLSTGCVLLSFLLPTYFDGIVLRLVDRSYFVPNPGVS; the protein is encoded by the exons ATGCTCccggggggaggaggcggcgccggcgatgatAGGAAGCGCCGTGGCGCCACcaccgacgaggaggacgccacctcggcgtcggcggcctccCTGAACGAcctctgcgccggcgccggcgcgggggcggcgcccccgccgttcccgagggcggcggcgtgggcggtcGCGGCGCTGCTCGCGGTGGGGCTCGGGGTCGGCGcgctcgtcctcgccgtcgtGCGCAGCGCCGCGCTGCTCGTGGTGGCGGTGCTCCTCtcggcggccgtggccgcgtTCCTCGCGTGGAatgcggccgccgcggcgtcgggcCGCGCGCTGCGCCGGTTCGTCGACGGGCTCCCGGCCTCCAGCCTCCGCGTCGCGGCCGATGGCCAGCTCGTGAAGATCACCGGG TTTGTTTCATGTGGAGATATTTCACTGATCTCTTCATATGAGAAGGTTGAGAATTGTGTATACACATCTACTCTGTTAAGAAAATGTGCTACATGGGGTTCCATAGTACTAAATCCTTGGAATCGATGTTCCAAGTGGAAATTAACACATGCTGAG AGGTTTGCTGCTGATTTCTACATAACGGATGCAAAATCAGGTAAAAGAGCCTTGGTGAAAGCTGGCCATCACTCCAAGGTAGTGCCGCTGATCGATGAAAACCTTTTGGTGACAACAAGCAGAGACACAGAGCTATCTTCAACTTTGAAGTATTGGCTCGATGAAAGAAAACTTTCTTCTGAAGAAGCTCAGCTTATTCGTCTTGAGGAAGG GTATATCAGAGAAGGGATGCGGTTGAGCGTGATTGGAATGTTGAGCAAGAAGAATGGGGATGCCATGATACTTCCTCCGCCGGAACCGCTATCGACAGGCTGTGTGCTGCTGTCGTTTCTCCTCCCAACTTATTTTGACGGAATAGTACTGAGATTGGTCGACAGAAGTTACTTCGTGCCAAACCCTGGCGTCTCATGA